One genomic segment of Oncorhynchus kisutch isolate 150728-3 linkage group LG15, Okis_V2, whole genome shotgun sequence includes these proteins:
- the LOC109905136 gene encoding zinc finger protein ZIC 3 — translation MTMLLDSGPQFPSLGVGGFGTPRHHEIGNRDPGLGLNPFADSSHSAAFKLSPVAHDIASSQTSAFTPQASGYAAALGHHHGGQVGSYGGGPFNSTRDFLFRNRGVGESAASSAQHGIFAASAGSLHGPPGISDNPGHLLFSGLHDQGVSHTSPSGHVVNSQMHLGLRGDIFGRPDPYRPVASPRTDPYGAQLHNYNHPMGMNMGMNVPTHHGPGAFFRYMRQPIKQEMSCKWIDENQMNRPKKTCERTFSTMHEMVTHVSMEHVGGPEQSNHICFWEDCPREGKSFKAKYKLVNHIRVHTGEKPFPCPFPGCGKIFARSENLKIHKRTHTGEKPFKCEFDGCDRRFANSSDRKKHMHVHTSDKPYICKVCDKSYTHPSSLRKHMKVHESQCSESSPAASSGYESSTPPVLVSANTEDPTKTPPSAVQNTSGHSDAGLPPNFNEWYV, via the exons ATGACTATGCTCCTTGACAGCGGTCCGCAGTTCCCATCGCTAGGAGTGGGAGGTTTCGGAACACCGCGACACCATGAGATAGGGAACAGAGACCCTGGTTTGGGACTCAACCCCTTCGCTGATTCATCCCACTCCGCAGCTTTCAAACTCAGCCCTGTGGCTCACGATATAGCCTCCAGCCAGACTTCAGCATTTACCCCGCAAGCCAGTGGATACGCAGCTGCCCTGGGACACCATCATGGCGGACAGGTGGGTTCGTACGGCGGTGGACCGTTCAATTCAACTCGGGACTTTCTATTCAGAAACCGTGGCGTTGGAGAGTCCGCTGCATCGAGTGCCCAGCATGGGATCTTTGCCGCTTCTGCTGGGAGCCTGCATGGACCCCCTGGAATCTCCGATAACCCAGGACATCTGTTGTTTTCAGGGCTCCATGACCAGGGCGTGAGCCATACTTCACCAAGCGGACATGTAGTCAACAGTCAAATGCATCTTGGTTTACGCGGGGACATTTTTGGAAGACCCGACCCATACCGTCCGGTCGCCAGCCCTCGGACAGACCCCTACGGCGCTCAGCTCCACAACTACAACCACCCAATGGGGATGAATATGGGGATGAATGTGCCGACACACCACGGTCCTGGGGCCTTCTTTAGATACATGAGGCAACCCATAAAGCAAGAAATGTCGTGTAAATGGATAGATGAGAACCAGATGAACCGACCCAAAAAGACTTGTGAAAGGACTTTCAGCACAATGCACGAGATGGTGACGCACGTCTCCATGGAACACGTTGGCGGCCCCGAGCAAAGTAACCACATTTGCTTTTGGGAGGATTGCCCGAGAGAGGGGAAATCATTTAAGGCCAAGTACAAACTCGTGAACCACATTCGagtgcacactggagagaaacccttCCCCTGTCCATTCCCTGGTTGTGGAAAAATATTCGCCAGGTCTGAAAATTTGAAAATTCacaaaagaacacacacag GTGAGAAGCCGTTCAAGTGCGAATTTGACGGCTGCGACAGACGCTTCGCCAACAGCAGTGACAGGAAAAAGCACATGCACGTGCATACTTCTGACAAGCCATACATCTGCAAAGTGTGCGACAAGTCCTACACGCACCCCAGCTCTCTCAGGAAACACATGAAG gtaCACGAGTCTCAATGTTCTGAGTCCTCTCCAGCAGCAAGTTCTGGATATGAGTCGTCCACACCACCAGTTCTGGTGTCAGCGAACACTGAAGACCCAACAAAAACACCACCGTCAGCCGTTCAAAACACATCTGGGCACAGCGATGCAGGACTGCCACCCAACTTTAATGAATGGTACGTTTGA
- the LOC109887882 gene encoding zinc finger protein ZIC 4, with protein sequence MTSLSRFSGCPLSCVNPGESNTEPSVVLPPLAGEHMGHPTGSSLKLCPSHNLRDYPETRSSAYVDHSVPHFADSGYSSHRLEHSPRGIIIGANLSGTGMPPVTDQLASRSNQHGGIGRYRDLPSYRDSRSHAFFTAYHEQAHGSSDATRDLSGQVMLGLPGDLLTRTHPYGQSINGPRGNSQQLVSQFLGLYKPLNMAIHRGGDAFLRCSRQNLKHELVCKWIDSQDGSGKQYCTRTFGTMYELVTHVTVEHVGGPEHSEYVCYWENCPRDRKPFKAKYKLVNHVRVHTGEKPFPCPFHGCEKVFARSENLKIHKRTHTGEKPFKCEFEGCNRRFANSSDRKKHSHVHSSDKPYMCKVRGCEKCYTHPSSLRKHMKLHCKVYSAKSSDGRDGDGEHLAEARSPEVTDQSDTASSTTVTQPQPPTSQESLSPELQNESTLRSRFHHTFDNSLDYTSHRSQGLLDPLLIQRSSYRPEPTQYPCSQAGHSFAQSSRTFPTASPFQKSIVNGWYTCHSGVDAFSPKQCNNDISSI encoded by the exons ATGACAAGCCTGTCGAGGTTTAGTGGCTGTCCTCTTTCTTGCGTCAACCCCGGGGAGAGCAATACTGAACCCAGCGTGGTGCTGCCACCTTTGGCAGGGGAGCACATGGGGCACCCCACTGGCAGTTCCTTAAAACTCTGCCCCTCGCACAATTTGCGAGACTACCCTGAGACGAGGTCCAGTGCATATGTTGACCATTCGGTTCCCCATTTTGCAGACTCTGGATACTCCAGCCACCGTTTAGAGCACAGCCCTAGGGGTATTATCATTGGAGCCAATCTTTCTGGAACCGGAATGCCACCCGTCACTGATCAACTGGCATCAAGAAGTAACCAACATGGCGGGATTGGAAGGTACCGTGACCTGCCTAGCTATAGAGATAGCAGAAGCCATGCTTTTTTCACCGCATATCACGAGCAGGCCCATGGTTCTTCCGACGCGACCCGAGATCTCTCCGGTCAAGTGATGTTGGGTCTACCTGGGGACCTCCTCACCCGGACGCACCCTTACGGTCAGAGCATCAACGGCCCCAGGGGAAACAGCCAACAACTCGTTTCTCAGTTCCTGGGTCTCTACAAACCGCTGAACATGGCAATTCATCGTGGAGGTGACGCTTTCCTTAGGTGCTCCAGACAGAACCTGAAGCACGAACTGGTGTGTAAGTGGATTGACAGCCAAGATGGGTCTGGGAAGCAGTACTGCACCAGAACCTTCGGGACTATGTATGAACTTGTCACCCATGTGACAGTGGAACATGTCGGAGGACCAGAGCACTCTGAATACGTGTGTTACTGGGAGAATTGTCCGAGGGACAGAAAGCCTTTCAAAGCCAAGTACAAGCTGGTGAACCACGTCAGAGTCCACACAGGGGAAAAGCCATTTCCCTGCCCTTTCCACGGTTGTGAAAAAGTTTTTGCAAGATCAGAGAACCTCAAGATTCacaagaggacacacacag GTGAAAAACCTTTTAAATGTGAGTTCGAGGGCTGCAATCGGAGGTTTGCTAACAGCAGTGACAGAAAGAAGCATTCTCACGTGCACTCCAGTGATAAACCCTACATGTGCAAGGTCAGAGGGTGTGAGAAGTGTTACACCCACCCAAGTTCCCTCCGGAAGCACATGAAGCTCCACTGCAAGGTCTACAGCGCGAAAAGCAGCGATGGGCGCGATGGGGACGGGGAACACCTTGCAGAGGCCAGGTCACCCGAAGTAACAGATCAATCCGACACCGCCTCGTCCACCACGGTGACACAACCTCAGCCCCCCACTTCCCAAGAGTCCTTATCCCCTGAGCTTCAAAACGAGTCCACTCTGAGGTCACGTTTCCATCACACATTCGACAACAGTTTGGACTACACCTCACATAGGTCGCAGGGCCTCTTGGATCCATTGTTGATCCAGAGGAGCAGTTACAGACCAGAGCCCACCCAATACCCATGCAGCCAGGCAGGCCACAGTTTCGCCCAGAGCTCCAGGACATTCCCCACTGCCTCACCCTTTCAGAAAAGTATTGTCAATGGGTGGTATACGTGCCACAGTGGCGTGGACGCTTTCTCACCAAAGCAGTGTAACAACGACATATCATCTATTTGA